Proteins from one Burkholderiaceae bacterium DAT-1 genomic window:
- the folP gene encoding dihydropteroate synthase: protein MARVFRCGRFEWQLERPLVMGILNVTPDSFSDGGRFQHVDHALVQAERLIQEGADIIDIGGESTRPGAPAVSVAEELDRVLPVIEALITSGVPLSIDTSKAEVMRAAVTAGIDMVNDIAALGDAGAIEAVANSSVGICLMHMQGDPQTMQASPRYDSVLGDVLTWLAQRKQTICAAGIAPERVVLDPGFGFGKSFEHNAELFRHLSAFLALNSPLLIGVSRKSMLGHILGGVPAAQRDWATVASSIMAAQKGASIIRVHAVEPTVHALKVLHALQ from the coding sequence ATGGCACGTGTTTTTAGGTGCGGCCGCTTTGAGTGGCAACTCGAACGACCTCTGGTGATGGGTATTTTGAATGTCACACCAGATTCTTTTTCAGATGGTGGTCGTTTTCAGCACGTCGATCATGCGCTGGTACAGGCAGAGCGATTGATTCAGGAGGGCGCGGATATCATTGACATCGGAGGGGAGTCAACGCGTCCTGGCGCACCTGCCGTTTCGGTTGCCGAAGAACTCGATCGCGTATTGCCCGTAATTGAAGCACTGATTACATCCGGTGTGCCATTATCAATCGATACCAGTAAGGCGGAGGTCATGCGTGCGGCCGTCACTGCAGGTATAGATATGGTGAATGACATTGCCGCTCTGGGAGATGCTGGTGCGATTGAGGCCGTGGCAAATAGCTCTGTAGGCATTTGCCTCATGCACATGCAGGGTGACCCGCAAACCATGCAGGCATCGCCTCGTTATGACTCTGTATTGGGTGATGTGCTGACTTGGCTGGCGCAACGCAAACAAACGATATGTGCTGCTGGTATTGCGCCTGAGCGCGTTGTACTCGATCCTGGATTTGGTTTCGGAAAAAGTTTCGAGCATAACGCCGAGCTTTTTCGTCATCTGTCCGCATTTCTCGCGCTGAATTCGCCCCTGTTGATTGGCGTGTCACGTAAATCGATGCTGGGGCATATCCTGGGTGGCGTGCCCGCGGCCCAGCGAGATTGGGCAACGGTTGCGAGTAGTATCATGGCAGCACAAAAGGGCGCTTCCATTATTCGGGTGCACGCCGTGGAGCCTACCGTACATGCATTAAAGGTTTTGCATGCATTGCAATAA
- the ftsH gene encoding ATP-dependent zinc metalloprotease FtsH codes for MTVFNQFSRSREQQGPIKYSDFIQEVRSGRVKEVVIDYSPHLIPPVIRGEYSDGTRFQTVAPNDTKLIDTLFERHVTFKVNPPEEPSFLANLLINWFPMLLLIGVWIFFMRQMQGGGKGGAFSFGKSRARMLDENNNAITFADVAGCDEAKEEVTEVVDFLRDPSKFQKLGGRIPRGILMVGSPGTGKTLLAKAIAGEAKVPFFSISGSDFVEMFVGVGAARVRDMFENAKKNAPCIIFIDEIDAVGRQRGAGLGGGNDEREQTLNQMLVEMDGFEGNMGVIVIAATNRPDVLDPALLRPGRFDRQVVVPLPDIRGREQILNVHMRKVPVANDVSASVIARGTPGMSGADLANLVNEAALFAARGNKRLVDMNDFEKAKDKIFMGPERKSMVITPEDKKKTAYHEAGHAIIGELLKGCDPVHKVTIIPRGRALGVTWSLPEVDRFSLYKHQMLDNIAMLFGGRVAEELFTDDISTGASNDFERATQTARDMVTRYGMSEALGPMVYAENEGEVFLGRSVTTHKSMSEATMQKVDAEIRRIIDTQYELARQLLQENRDKVEAMTDALLEWETIDSDQIADIMAGKPPRPPRPAGGMPGTSGGPDQPSAPAASTTPAPEV; via the coding sequence ATGACGGTGTTCAACCAATTTTCAAGATCGCGTGAGCAGCAAGGTCCGATCAAATACTCTGATTTCATACAGGAAGTCAGATCCGGTCGAGTCAAAGAGGTGGTGATTGACTATTCACCGCATCTGATTCCGCCCGTCATCCGTGGCGAATACTCAGATGGCACGCGCTTTCAAACTGTCGCACCAAACGACACCAAGCTGATCGATACCCTGTTTGAACGCCATGTGACTTTCAAGGTGAATCCGCCTGAGGAGCCATCATTCCTGGCGAACTTGCTAATCAACTGGTTCCCGATGCTCTTGTTGATCGGCGTATGGATCTTCTTCATGCGCCAGATGCAAGGCGGTGGCAAGGGTGGTGCGTTTAGCTTCGGCAAGAGCCGTGCGCGCATGCTTGATGAAAACAACAACGCCATTACCTTTGCCGATGTGGCAGGGTGCGATGAAGCCAAGGAAGAAGTGACTGAAGTGGTCGACTTCCTGCGTGATCCATCCAAATTCCAGAAACTGGGCGGTCGCATTCCGCGCGGCATTCTGATGGTGGGCTCGCCCGGTACAGGTAAGACGTTGCTGGCCAAGGCGATTGCAGGCGAAGCAAAAGTACCGTTCTTCTCGATTTCCGGTTCTGACTTCGTCGAAATGTTTGTGGGTGTGGGTGCTGCCCGTGTCCGCGACATGTTCGAAAATGCCAAAAAGAATGCACCTTGTATCATCTTTATTGATGAAATCGATGCAGTCGGCCGTCAGCGTGGAGCAGGTCTCGGCGGTGGTAATGACGAGCGCGAACAGACACTGAACCAGATGCTGGTCGAGATGGACGGCTTTGAAGGCAATATGGGCGTGATCGTGATCGCTGCGACCAATCGTCCCGATGTGCTGGATCCCGCCTTGCTGCGCCCGGGTCGTTTCGATCGTCAGGTCGTTGTGCCGCTGCCCGATATCCGCGGACGCGAACAGATTCTTAACGTGCATATGCGCAAAGTGCCGGTAGCCAATGATGTCAGTGCTAGCGTGATTGCGCGCGGTACACCCGGTATGTCCGGTGCCGATCTGGCCAATCTGGTGAACGAAGCGGCGCTCTTTGCTGCGCGTGGCAACAAGCGACTTGTTGACATGAACGACTTCGAGAAGGCCAAGGACAAGATCTTCATGGGCCCTGAACGCAAGTCCATGGTGATTACGCCCGAGGATAAGAAGAAAACGGCCTATCACGAGGCGGGACACGCCATTATTGGTGAACTGCTCAAGGGGTGTGATCCTGTGCATAAGGTCACCATCATTCCGCGTGGCCGCGCACTGGGGGTGACATGGTCGTTACCAGAGGTTGATCGTTTCAGCCTGTACAAGCATCAGATGCTCGACAATATCGCCATGCTGTTTGGCGGTCGTGTTGCGGAAGAGCTCTTCACTGACGATATCTCGACAGGTGCCTCCAATGACTTCGAGCGCGCTACACAAACTGCGCGCGATATGGTCACCCGATATGGGATGAGTGAGGCCTTGGGCCCGATGGTGTATGCCGAAAATGAAGGCGAAGTATTCCTGGGTCGCTCGGTAACAACCCATAAGAGTATGTCTGAAGCGACCATGCAGAAGGTCGATGCAGAAATTCGCCGCATCATCGATACCCAGTATGAGCTGGCTCGCCAGCTGCTGCAGGAGAATCGCGACAAGGTTGAAGCGATGACCGATGCGCTGCTGGAGTGGGAAACGATCGACTCAGATCAGATTGCCGATATCATGGCTGGTAAGCCACCGCGTCCGCCTCGTCCCGCGGGTGGTATGCCGGGTACGTCAGGTGGGCCGGATCAGCCCAGTGCGCCTGCGGCGAGCACAACACCCGCACCTGAAGTGTAA
- the rlmE gene encoding 23S rRNA (uridine(2552)-2'-O)-methyltransferase RlmE — MARSKTSKAWLQEHVNDHYVHQAQKDGYRSRAAYKLSEINDKDKLFKQGMWVADLGAAPGSWSQMARDLVGPSGRVFALDILEMAPLAGVDFIQGDFREEETLNAFLNLLDGRLVDLVICDMAPNISGMAVMDQARSFHLCELALDFCRDWLKPGGQFLVKTFQGSGFEEYLKDMRTEFQTVVSRKPSASRDRSSEIYLLGRGKK; from the coding sequence ATGGCACGCTCTAAGACCAGTAAAGCATGGCTTCAAGAACATGTGAATGATCATTATGTCCATCAAGCACAAAAAGATGGGTATCGTTCACGTGCAGCCTACAAACTCAGCGAAATCAACGACAAAGATAAACTGTTCAAGCAAGGGATGTGGGTGGCGGATCTTGGTGCGGCACCCGGTAGCTGGTCGCAAATGGCTCGGGATCTGGTAGGCCCCTCCGGGCGTGTGTTCGCGCTGGATATTCTGGAAATGGCGCCGCTGGCTGGTGTCGACTTCATTCAGGGCGACTTCCGTGAGGAGGAAACCTTAAATGCTTTCCTGAATTTGCTCGATGGACGTCTTGTAGACCTTGTTATTTGCGATATGGCACCCAATATCAGTGGAATGGCCGTGATGGATCAGGCGCGCAGCTTTCATTTATGCGAGCTTGCGCTTGATTTCTGTCGTGACTGGCTGAAACCTGGCGGACAGTTTCTGGTCAAAACCTTTCAGGGTAGTGGCTTTGAGGAGTACCTGAAAGACATGCGTACAGAATTTCAGACCGTTGTTTCGCGAAAGCCGTCTGCATCACGCGATCGTTCCAGTGAAATCTATCTGCTGGGTCGTGGGAAAAAGTAA
- the yhbY gene encoding ribosome assembly RNA-binding protein YhbY: protein MLELTRDERMFLRAQAHGLSPVVMIGNNGLTDAVIREIAINLDAHELIKVRVLGDDREQRNTWFQEICEQLGCAPVQHIGKLLVLYRPGETPRIELPKPARKKR, encoded by the coding sequence ATGTTAGAACTCACCAGAGACGAGCGCATGTTTTTGCGCGCGCAAGCACATGGCCTCAGTCCTGTCGTTATGATAGGCAACAATGGGCTGACCGATGCCGTGATTCGCGAGATCGCCATCAACCTCGATGCACACGAACTCATTAAAGTTCGTGTCTTGGGCGATGATCGCGAACAGCGCAACACTTGGTTTCAAGAAATTTGCGAACAGTTGGGCTGTGCCCCTGTTCAGCACATCGGCAAATTGCTGGTTTTGTATCGCCCAGGCGAAACACCGCGCATCGAATTGCCGAAGCCTGCGCGCAAGAAGCGTTAA
- a CDS encoding energy transducer TonB — protein MGELNLQAVYRRTEQGESELKTPNHGLSLNQRKLLQWADGSATVSDLAGKLAAGHTVDIERVARDIEKLESSKLLQAIGESVAKNSQAAQATKSGLPVWAYAAGVAVAVGAGLYAFTGQHGKEVMVTTNAAGQTVTISEAETESNDKILGVMPNPSRWFSPADKKAEPAPVETKQADSKQDRKAAPAPVAVVSNAKPVAQAPAVAAAPAPVAVAPAPAPVVAAPAPVPQQVAQAAPQPKPEAPKPAAIKLVSSVSPEFPTEAARQDISSGTVRARMTVNEQGMVTKVDIIESKPRRVFDRSVVNALSKWRFESTGEKFTVERQIDFKENS, from the coding sequence ATGGGTGAACTGAATCTTCAAGCGGTCTATCGCCGCACCGAGCAAGGCGAGTCTGAGCTCAAGACACCCAATCACGGATTGAGTCTGAATCAGCGCAAACTGTTGCAGTGGGCGGATGGTTCTGCAACGGTTTCAGATCTGGCAGGGAAACTGGCCGCTGGCCACACTGTCGACATTGAGCGTGTGGCACGCGATATCGAAAAGCTGGAAAGCAGCAAACTGCTTCAGGCAATAGGTGAAAGTGTCGCCAAAAATAGTCAGGCGGCCCAAGCAACAAAGAGCGGTTTGCCTGTGTGGGCGTACGCTGCGGGTGTTGCGGTTGCCGTGGGTGCAGGTCTTTATGCATTTACCGGGCAGCATGGCAAAGAAGTCATGGTTACCACAAATGCAGCAGGTCAAACCGTGACGATCAGCGAAGCTGAGACCGAATCAAACGACAAGATTCTGGGTGTGATGCCCAATCCGAGCCGTTGGTTCTCCCCTGCAGACAAAAAGGCTGAGCCAGCGCCAGTAGAGACTAAGCAAGCTGACAGCAAGCAAGATCGCAAAGCTGCGCCCGCACCTGTTGCGGTTGTGAGCAATGCAAAGCCAGTGGCTCAAGCCCCGGCGGTTGCTGCTGCGCCGGCACCTGTTGCAGTTGCCCCAGCACCAGCTCCGGTTGTTGCAGCACCTGCACCGGTGCCTCAGCAAGTTGCTCAGGCTGCGCCTCAGCCTAAGCCTGAAGCACCAAAGCCTGCAGCGATCAAGCTGGTTTCGAGTGTCAGCCCAGAGTTTCCAACGGAAGCTGCACGTCAGGATATTTCCTCGGGCACCGTTCGTGCAAGAATGACGGTGAACGAGCAAGGCATGGTAACCAAGGTTGATATCATCGAGTCCAAACCACGCCGTGTGTTTGATCGTTCAGTCGTCAACGCGCTCTCCAAATGGCGTTTTGAGTCCACTGGTGAGAAGTTTACGGTGGAAAGACAGATCGATTTCAAGGAAAATAGCTGA
- a CDS encoding DUF4149 domain-containing protein gives MPSLSRSLAAILTVFWMGGLWVTGLLVAPILFHELDSATAGRVAGVMFRMMAWVGMVAGVYLILQSFIEHGFAAFKQTVFWLLLAMLGLTLLNHFLIFPVIADLKNQLHHAAEGVFGGGFQSWHTLSSLVYLIQALFALVYISRQETRR, from the coding sequence ATGCCATCCTTGTCACGTTCGCTTGCAGCCATTCTGACTGTATTCTGGATGGGGGGCTTGTGGGTCACTGGATTGCTGGTCGCGCCTATCCTCTTCCATGAGCTGGATAGCGCAACTGCTGGCAGGGTGGCCGGCGTCATGTTTCGTATGATGGCCTGGGTCGGAATGGTGGCAGGGGTCTACCTCATTCTGCAGTCCTTTATTGAGCATGGGTTTGCCGCGTTCAAACAAACTGTGTTCTGGCTTCTACTTGCCATGCTGGGTCTGACTCTGCTGAACCATTTCTTGATTTTTCCCGTGATCGCTGACCTGAAGAATCAATTGCATCACGCCGCAGAAGGCGTGTTTGGTGGTGGATTCCAAAGCTGGCACACCCTTTCCAGTCTCGTCTATCTGATTCAAGCCTTGTTTGCGCTCGTCTATATTTCCCGTCAGGAAACACGCCGTTGA
- the greA gene encoding transcription elongation factor GreA, producing MIKVPLTVVGADLLKAELQRLKSVERPNVIAAIAEARSHGDLSENAEYDAAKERQGFVEGRIQELEYKLSNAQIINPAEIDADGRIVFGATVDLEDLETGDHVTYQIVGDDEADLKLAKISVSSPIARALIGKSEGDVAEVVAPGGLREYEVLNVKYI from the coding sequence ATGATCAAAGTACCCCTGACCGTTGTGGGCGCTGATTTGTTAAAGGCCGAATTGCAGCGCTTGAAGAGCGTGGAGCGCCCGAATGTGATCGCGGCGATTGCAGAGGCACGTTCGCATGGCGATTTGTCCGAAAATGCTGAATATGATGCAGCCAAGGAACGCCAAGGCTTTGTAGAGGGTCGTATTCAGGAACTGGAATACAAGCTGTCCAACGCCCAGATCATCAATCCGGCAGAAATCGATGCAGATGGCCGCATTGTCTTCGGTGCCACGGTTGATCTTGAGGATCTGGAAACCGGTGATCATGTCACTTACCAGATTGTGGGTGATGATGAAGCTGACCTTAAACTTGCCAAGATTTCCGTGAGTTCACCCATTGCCCGTGCCCTGATTGGCAAGTCCGAAGGCGATGTAGCCGAAGTCGTTGCACCGGGCGGCCTGCGTGAATACGAAGTCCTGAACGTCAAATACATCTGA
- the carB gene encoding carbamoyl-phosphate synthase large subunit produces the protein MPKRTDIKSILIIGAGPIIIGQACEFDYSGAQACKALREEGYKVILVNSNPATIMTDPNMADVTYIEPISWEVVEKIIDKERPDAILPTMGGQTALNCALDLWRNGVLDKYKVELIGATPEAIDKAEDRQKFKLAMDKIGLGSARSGIAHSLEDALAVQAKVGFPAIIRPSFTMGGTGGGIAYNIEEFVEICTRGLDLSPTHELLIEESLLGWKEYEMEVVRDRNDNCIIVCSIENFDPMGVHTGDSITVAPAQTLTDKEYQIMRNASLAVLREIGVDTGGSNVQFSVNPADGRLIVIEMNPRVSRSSALASKATGFPIAKIAAKLAVGFTLDELKNDITGGLTPASFEPSIDYVVTKIPRFAFEKFPQANDRLTTQMKSVGEVMAIGRTQQESMQKALRGLETGLAGFDERSTDRDVILAEIRSAGPERILYVADAFRIGMTLEEVHQHTSIDRWFLVQIEDILKDEAALRTSTLDQLDGDELRRLKRKGFSDRRIGTLMGVEAAAVRNRRHSFNVRPVYKRVDTCAAEFASNTAYMYSTYEEECEAQPTDRKKIMILGGGPNRIGQGIEFDYCCVHAALALREDGYETIMVNCNPETVSTDYDTSDRLYFEPLTLEDVLEIVHVEKPAGVIVQYGGQTPLKLARALEANGVPIIGTTPDMIDAAEDRERFQKLLHELGLKQPPNATARNEKDALVLAAEIGYPLVVRPSYVLGGRAMQIVHSEDDLTRYMREAVKVSNDSPVLLDRFLNDAIEVDVDALSDGTEVIIGGIMEHIEQAGVHSGDSACSLPPYSLSADKQDELRRQTVAMAKGLNVVGLMNVQFAIQGETVYVLEVNPRASRTVPYVSKATSRPLAKIAARCMVGQSLSSQGVQGEVIPKYYSVKEAVFPFIKFPGVDTILGPEMKSTGEVMGVGESFAEAFTKSQLAAGERLPTSGKVFISVRESDKAAAIEVARMLVDSGLEVVATRGTAATIAAAGVAVTAVNKVKEGRPHIVDMIKNGEIALIVNTVDERRASIQDSYSIRHEALKGRVPIYTTIAGARAAAYGIAHMKEWRVYPLQDLHRQLA, from the coding sequence ATGCCAAAACGTACTGACATCAAGTCCATCCTGATCATTGGCGCCGGTCCGATCATCATCGGCCAGGCCTGCGAATTCGATTACTCCGGCGCACAGGCCTGCAAGGCGCTGCGCGAAGAGGGTTACAAGGTCATTCTGGTCAATAGCAATCCGGCCACCATCATGACCGACCCGAACATGGCCGATGTAACCTACATCGAGCCGATCAGCTGGGAAGTGGTCGAGAAAATCATCGACAAGGAACGCCCGGATGCAATCCTGCCGACCATGGGTGGCCAGACTGCGCTGAACTGTGCGCTGGATCTGTGGCGCAATGGCGTGCTCGACAAGTACAAGGTCGAGCTGATCGGTGCGACACCGGAAGCCATCGACAAGGCAGAAGACCGTCAGAAATTCAAGCTGGCCATGGACAAGATTGGCCTGGGTTCTGCGCGTTCCGGCATTGCCCATAGCCTCGAAGACGCGCTGGCAGTTCAGGCCAAGGTCGGCTTCCCGGCCATTATCCGTCCGAGCTTCACCATGGGTGGCACGGGCGGGGGTATCGCCTACAACATCGAAGAGTTCGTGGAAATCTGTACGCGCGGCCTTGACCTCTCGCCAACTCACGAGCTGCTGATCGAAGAATCGCTGCTGGGCTGGAAAGAGTACGAAATGGAAGTCGTGCGTGACCGCAACGACAACTGCATCATCGTCTGTTCGATCGAAAACTTCGATCCGATGGGTGTGCATACCGGTGACTCCATTACCGTCGCGCCAGCGCAAACGCTGACCGACAAGGAATACCAGATCATGCGTAACGCCTCACTGGCGGTGCTGCGTGAAATCGGTGTGGATACCGGCGGCTCAAACGTGCAATTCTCGGTCAATCCGGCTGATGGTCGCTTGATCGTTATTGAAATGAACCCGCGTGTGTCGCGTTCGTCCGCACTGGCGTCCAAGGCTACTGGCTTCCCGATCGCCAAGATCGCCGCCAAGCTGGCCGTGGGCTTCACGCTGGATGAACTGAAGAACGACATCACCGGCGGTCTGACCCCGGCTTCGTTCGAGCCCTCCATCGACTACGTAGTCACCAAGATTCCACGCTTCGCTTTCGAGAAATTCCCGCAAGCGAACGATCGCCTGACGACGCAGATGAAGTCGGTCGGCGAAGTGATGGCCATTGGTCGCACCCAGCAGGAGTCCATGCAAAAGGCCCTGCGCGGTCTGGAAACCGGCCTGGCTGGTTTTGACGAACGCAGCACGGATCGCGATGTCATTCTGGCGGAAATCCGCTCGGCAGGCCCGGAACGTATCCTCTACGTGGCAGATGCTTTCCGTATCGGCATGACGCTGGAAGAAGTGCATCAGCACACCAGCATCGACCGCTGGTTCCTGGTGCAGATCGAAGACATCCTCAAGGATGAGGCTGCGCTGCGTACCTCCACGCTGGATCAGTTGGATGGTGACGAACTGCGTCGCCTGAAACGCAAGGGTTTCTCCGACCGCCGTATTGGTACGCTGATGGGCGTTGAAGCAGCTGCCGTGCGCAACCGCCGCCACAGCTTCAATGTGCGTCCAGTCTACAAGCGTGTCGATACCTGTGCGGCTGAATTCGCCAGCAATACCGCCTACATGTACTCGACCTATGAGGAAGAGTGCGAGGCCCAGCCGACCGACCGCAAGAAGATCATGATTCTGGGCGGTGGCCCGAACCGTATCGGTCAGGGTATCGAGTTCGACTATTGCTGTGTGCATGCCGCACTGGCGCTGCGCGAAGATGGTTACGAAACCATCATGGTCAACTGCAACCCGGAAACCGTGTCGACCGACTACGATACCTCCGACCGTCTGTACTTCGAGCCGCTGACATTGGAAGATGTGCTGGAAATCGTGCATGTCGAAAAGCCGGCTGGCGTGATCGTTCAATACGGTGGCCAGACCCCGCTGAAGCTGGCGCGCGCGCTGGAAGCAAATGGCGTTCCGATCATCGGCACCACGCCAGACATGATCGACGCCGCTGAAGACCGTGAGCGCTTCCAGAAGCTGCTGCACGAACTCGGCCTGAAGCAGCCGCCAAATGCGACTGCACGCAACGAAAAAGATGCGCTGGTGCTGGCCGCAGAGATCGGCTACCCGCTGGTGGTGCGTCCGTCCTACGTGCTCGGCGGTCGTGCCATGCAGATCGTTCACAGCGAAGATGATCTGACCCGTTACATGCGCGAAGCCGTGAAGGTGTCGAACGACAGCCCGGTGTTGCTGGATCGCTTCCTGAACGACGCGATCGAAGTGGATGTGGATGCGCTGAGTGATGGCACCGAAGTCATTATTGGCGGCATCATGGAACACATCGAACAAGCAGGTGTTCACTCCGGTGACTCAGCCTGTTCGCTGCCCCCGTACAGCCTGTCCGCAGATAAGCAGGATGAGTTGCGCCGTCAGACCGTGGCGATGGCCAAGGGTCTGAACGTCGTCGGCCTGATGAATGTGCAGTTCGCCATTCAGGGCGAGACCGTGTACGTGCTGGAAGTGAATCCGCGAGCCTCGCGTACGGTGCCGTACGTTTCCAAGGCCACCAGCCGTCCGCTGGCCAAGATTGCAGCGCGCTGCATGGTGGGTCAGTCGCTGTCGTCGCAAGGCGTGCAGGGTGAAGTGATTCCGAAGTATTACTCGGTGAAGGAAGCTGTCTTCCCGTTCATCAAGTTCCCTGGCGTTGACACAATTCTTGGACCGGAAATGAAGTCCACCGGTGAAGTGATGGGCGTTGGCGAGTCGTTCGCCGAGGCCTTCACCAAATCTCAGCTGGCCGCAGGCGAACGTCTGCCGACTAGCGGCAAGGTCTTCATTTCCGTGCGTGAATCCGACAAGGCCGCAGCCATTGAGGTGGCGCGCATGCTGGTCGATTCCGGTCTGGAAGTGGTCGCTACTCGTGGCACTGCTGCAACGATTGCAGCTGCCGGCGTAGCCGTCACTGCAGTGAACAAGGTCAAGGAAGGCCGCCCGCATATCGTGGATATGATCAAGAACGGCGAAATCGCCTTGATCGTGAATACGGTTGACGAACGCCGCGCTTCGATTCAGGATTCGTATTCGATCCGCCATGAAGCACTCAAGGGCCGTGTTCCGATCTACACCACGATCGCTGGTGCCCGTGCTGCTGCCTATGGCATTGCGCATATGAAGGAATGGCGTGTGTACCCGCTGCAAGACCTGCATCGTCAGCTTGCTTAA
- the carA gene encoding glutamine-hydrolyzing carbamoyl-phosphate synthase small subunit yields MQEPLVSKRSKALLALADGTLFHGTAIGATGHTVGEVVFNTALTGYQEILTDPSYCKQIVTLTYPHIGNVGINQEDMESSGVFAAGLIVRDLPLLVSNFRSEESLDAYLVRTGTVAIADIDTRKLTRILREKGAQSGCIMAGDIDPVKAVELARGFGSMAGQDLAKVVSCKSAYEWTTREWKLEGGYSQQASSQFHVVAYDFGVKHNILRMLAERGCKLTVVPAQTSAEEVLKLNPDGVFLSNGPGDPEPCDYAIAAIKVFLEKKLPVFGICLGHQLLGLASGAKTSKMKFGHHGANHPVQDLDSSRVMITSQNHGFQVDETSLPANVRVTHRSLFDGTVQGIALTDRPAFSFQGHPEASPGPHDVAYLFDRFTAAMAAAKQ; encoded by the coding sequence ATGCAGGAGCCGCTGGTGTCAAAACGTTCAAAAGCATTGCTCGCGCTCGCCGACGGTACGCTGTTTCATGGTACGGCCATTGGGGCCACGGGACATACCGTAGGTGAGGTGGTATTCAATACCGCACTGACCGGCTACCAGGAAATTCTGACCGATCCCTCCTATTGCAAGCAGATCGTCACGCTGACCTACCCGCATATCGGCAATGTCGGTATCAATCAGGAAGACATGGAATCGAGCGGTGTGTTCGCCGCCGGCCTGATTGTGCGCGACCTGCCGCTGCTGGTGTCGAATTTCCGCTCGGAAGAATCACTGGATGCCTATCTGGTGCGTACCGGTACTGTTGCAATCGCCGATATTGATACCCGGAAGCTCACTCGTATCCTGCGCGAAAAGGGTGCTCAGTCCGGTTGCATCATGGCCGGCGACATTGATCCGGTGAAGGCGGTTGAACTTGCACGTGGCTTTGGCTCGATGGCTGGTCAGGATCTTGCCAAGGTAGTGAGCTGCAAGTCTGCATACGAATGGACCACCCGCGAGTGGAAACTGGAAGGCGGCTATAGCCAGCAAGCCAGCAGCCAGTTCCATGTGGTGGCCTACGATTTCGGCGTGAAGCATAACATCCTGCGCATGCTGGCCGAACGCGGCTGCAAGCTGACCGTCGTGCCGGCGCAAACGTCTGCAGAAGAAGTGCTGAAACTGAATCCGGATGGTGTATTCCTCAGCAATGGCCCTGGCGATCCAGAGCCATGCGATTACGCAATTGCCGCGATCAAGGTCTTCCTGGAAAAGAAACTGCCGGTGTTCGGCATTTGTCTCGGGCACCAGTTGCTTGGTCTGGCCAGCGGTGCGAAAACCAGCAAGATGAAATTCGGCCATCATGGTGCAAACCACCCGGTTCAGGATCTCGACTCCAGCCGCGTGATGATCACCAGCCAGAATCACGGCTTCCAGGTCGACGAAACCAGTCTGCCCGCCAATGTGCGCGTGACGCACCGCTCGCTGTTCGACGGCACCGTTCAGGGTATCGCGCTGACCGATCGTCCTGCGTTCTCCTTCCAGGGACACCCCGAAGCCAGCCCGGGTCCGCACGACGTGGCCTACCTGTTCGACCGCTTCACGGCCGCCATGGCCGCCGCAAAACAATAA
- a CDS encoding glutathione peroxidase: protein MAQTVYDFSANMLDGSQVDFDQWRGKVLLIVNTASECGFTPQYEGLEALHRQFADRGLVVMGFPCNQFGAQEPGDEVAIGAFCQKNYGVSFTMFAKVDVNGAEAHPLWQFLKSSARGVLGTEGIKWNFTKFLVDRNGQVVDRFAPTTKPESIVSDIERLLDAPAT from the coding sequence ATGGCGCAAACTGTGTATGATTTTTCAGCAAATATGCTGGATGGTAGTCAGGTTGACTTTGATCAGTGGCGCGGCAAAGTGCTGCTGATCGTCAATACGGCCAGCGAGTGTGGCTTTACGCCGCAATACGAGGGGCTTGAAGCATTGCATCGCCAGTTTGCCGATCGTGGTCTGGTTGTTATGGGTTTTCCGTGTAATCAGTTTGGAGCCCAGGAGCCGGGAGATGAGGTGGCGATTGGTGCTTTCTGTCAGAAGAACTACGGCGTCAGCTTCACTATGTTTGCCAAAGTGGATGTCAATGGCGCCGAAGCGCACCCGCTGTGGCAGTTCCTGAAGTCATCTGCCAGAGGCGTGCTGGGTACGGAGGGCATCAAGTGGAATTTCACCAAATTTCTAGTTGATCGCAATGGACAGGTAGTCGACCGTTTCGCGCCGACCACCAAACCGGAATCGATTGTCTCGGACATCGAGCGATTACTCGATGCACCCGCAACTTAA